A genomic segment from Agrobacterium vitis encodes:
- a CDS encoding carbohydrate ABC transporter permease, which produces MATTHTHSSARWMMAPSVILLFAWMIVPLAMTIYFSTLNYNLLMPGVHDFVGLLNYEYFLTDPAFFAALTNTLILVGGVLAISIIGGIALALLLDQPMFGQGIVRILVISPFFIMPTVAALVWKNMLMNPVNGLFAFAFRAVGLEPLDWLATIPLLSIIIIVAWQWLPFATLILLTALQSLDEEQKEAAEMDGAGPISKFIYITLPHMARAITVVVLIETIFLLSVFAEILVTTNGGPGTDSTNLTYLIYNQALLQFDIGGASAGGIVAVVLANIVALFLIRLIGKNLES; this is translated from the coding sequence ATGGCGACGACCCATACCCATTCCTCGGCCCGATGGATGATGGCCCCTTCGGTTATCCTGCTGTTTGCATGGATGATTGTGCCGCTGGCCATGACCATCTATTTTTCAACTCTGAACTATAATCTGCTGATGCCCGGCGTGCATGACTTCGTCGGCCTACTGAATTACGAATATTTCCTCACCGATCCGGCGTTTTTTGCAGCCCTCACCAACACTCTGATATTGGTGGGTGGCGTGCTGGCCATTTCCATCATTGGCGGCATTGCGCTGGCACTGCTGCTGGATCAGCCGATGTTTGGCCAAGGCATTGTCCGCATTCTGGTGATTTCACCGTTTTTCATCATGCCAACCGTGGCCGCCCTTGTGTGGAAAAACATGCTGATGAACCCGGTGAACGGCTTGTTTGCCTTTGCCTTCCGCGCCGTTGGGCTGGAGCCGCTGGATTGGCTGGCAACCATTCCGCTGCTCTCCATCATCATCATTGTCGCATGGCAATGGCTGCCGTTTGCCACCCTGATCCTGCTCACCGCCCTGCAATCGCTGGACGAGGAGCAGAAGGAAGCCGCCGAAATGGATGGCGCAGGGCCGATCTCGAAATTCATCTATATCACCCTGCCGCACATGGCCCGCGCCATCACCGTGGTGGTGTTGATTGAGACGATCTTCCTGCTCTCGGTCTTTGCTGAAATTCTCGTGACCACCAATGGCGGACCCGGCACGGACAGCACCAACCTGACCTACCTGATCTACAATCAGGCCCTGCTGCAATTTGACATTGGCGGCGCATCCGCAGGCGGCATTGTGGCTGTGGTACTGGCCAATATCGTTGCCCTTTTCCTGATCCGCCTCATCGGCAAGAACCTGGAGAG